A genome region from Bacillaceae bacterium IKA-2 includes the following:
- a CDS encoding DUF2521 family protein has product MNVITTFEERRRKKQWNFERKVLRKLSLSTIRDNVHSHFPSVFEHQKNGESFIEDICVDFAIDAYLLGAEFSRFGYYGESELLVRRRCKDMYGNHVSHLYRQLSGWLYTNDEDEFLLKLCESFILYWWEKGFQEGEKRYRLKLH; this is encoded by the coding sequence ATGAATGTAATTACGACGTTTGAAGAGCGCAGACGCAAAAAACAGTGGAACTTTGAGCGGAAAGTACTGCGAAAACTTTCGTTGTCGACGATTAGAGATAATGTTCATAGCCATTTCCCTTCAGTATTTGAGCACCAAAAAAATGGTGAAAGCTTTATAGAAGATATATGTGTTGACTTTGCCATTGATGCCTATTTATTAGGAGCGGAATTTAGCCGTTTTGGTTATTATGGAGAGTCTGAGCTATTAGTGCGTAGACGGTGTAAAGATATGTATGGGAACCACGTTAGTCATCTTTATCGTCAACTTTCAGGCTGGCTTTATACAAATGACGAAGATGAATTTTTATTAAAATTGTGTGAATCCTTTATTCTCTACTGGTGGGAAAAAGGATTTCAAGAAGGTGAAAAACGATACCGGCTGAAATTACACTAA
- a CDS encoding NAD(P)/FAD-dependent oxidoreductase — translation MKIWSQQRNASSYGLNFAETDLNWNQVMDRKNKLINGFVKGKGPYLKKMGVDLVSGDARFISSEIIQVGDETYSAAKFLLGTGSESILPDIEGIEYALTSKEFLYLEELPKQMVVVGGGIIAMEFAHMLAVAGCQVTIIHRGDRLLKNEDIEISLAIEEMTEKHGVTILFQSDVKKIVKTKKGQLSVLVQKEESEITIVTDEVLMAIGRKPALAEMGLEVAGINYQEETGIIVNEYFQTTNEKVYAAGDVIGGIMLTTMAAQEAKFAVRNALTGNKHLFNSKNISKAVFTMPPIGSVGYTEAEAEEAGFDVVVGKVPYTHSATAILMGETEGFFKIVADRMSRQIIGAHFIGEEADELIHLITVAIKGKLTVDDFVEIIPVHPTLAETVVEAIRAIDF, via the coding sequence ATGAAGATTTGGAGTCAACAACGGAACGCATCTAGCTATGGACTAAATTTTGCCGAAACGGATTTAAATTGGAATCAAGTAATGGACAGAAAAAACAAATTAATTAATGGTTTCGTTAAAGGAAAAGGTCCGTATTTAAAGAAAATGGGTGTTGATTTAGTTTCTGGAGATGCACGATTTATCTCTTCTGAAATCATCCAAGTTGGCGATGAAACATATTCTGCAGCAAAATTTCTATTGGGCACAGGTTCCGAATCGATTTTACCTGATATAGAAGGTATTGAGTATGCATTAACCAGTAAAGAATTTTTATATTTAGAAGAGTTGCCAAAGCAGATGGTCGTTGTTGGCGGTGGCATTATTGCCATGGAATTTGCTCATATGCTTGCAGTGGCTGGTTGCCAAGTAACAATTATCCATAGAGGAGATCGTTTACTAAAAAATGAGGACATCGAAATATCACTCGCGATTGAGGAAATGACAGAAAAGCATGGAGTGACAATTCTCTTTCAAAGTGATGTAAAAAAGATTGTGAAAACAAAAAAAGGACAACTAAGTGTACTGGTACAAAAAGAGGAATCAGAAATAACGATTGTAACTGATGAAGTATTAATGGCAATTGGTAGAAAGCCGGCACTAGCAGAAATGGGTTTGGAAGTGGCTGGTATTAACTATCAAGAAGAAACAGGAATTATCGTAAATGAATATTTTCAAACGACAAATGAAAAGGTATATGCTGCTGGGGATGTAATTGGTGGTATAATGCTTACGACAATGGCAGCGCAAGAAGCAAAATTTGCTGTAAGAAATGCCTTAACTGGTAATAAACATCTATTTAATAGTAAAAACATTTCAAAGGCAGTATTTACGATGCCACCTATTGGGAGCGTTGGCTATACGGAAGCTGAAGCAGAAGAGGCAGGTTTTGACGTGGTTGTGGGTAAAGTTCCCTATACTCATTCAGCGACTGCGATTCTCATGGGGGAGACAGAAGGCTTTTTTAAAATAGTAGCAGATCGTATGTCAAGACAAATTATTGGAGCACATTTTATTGGTGAAGAAGCTGATGAGTTAATTCATTTGATAACAGTTGCTATTAAAGGTAAATTAACGGTTGATGATTTTGTCGAGATAATCCCAGTACATCCAACATTAGCCGAAACGGTAGTCGAAGCTATTAGGGCAATTGATTTTTAA
- the rpsI gene encoding 30S ribosomal protein S9 encodes MAQVEYYGTGRRKNSVARVRLIPGDGRIVINNRDFDEYFGLETLKLICKQPLVETETIGKYDVLVNVSGGGYTGQAGAIRHGVSRALLLADPEFRPTLKSAGFLTRDPRMKERKKPGLKSARRAPQFSKR; translated from the coding sequence TTGGCACAAGTAGAATATTACGGTACTGGTCGTCGTAAAAACTCAGTTGCACGTGTACGTTTAATCCCTGGGGATGGACGTATCGTAATCAACAATCGCGACTTTGACGAGTATTTCGGATTAGAGACATTAAAGCTTATTTGTAAGCAACCACTAGTAGAAACAGAAACTATTGGAAAATATGATGTATTAGTAAATGTGAGCGGTGGAGGATACACTGGACAAGCAGGCGCTATTCGTCACGGAGTATCACGTGCGCTTTTATTAGCAGATCCAGAATTCCGCCCAACTTTAAAGAGTGCTGGATTCTTAACACGTGATCCACGTATGAAAGAACGTAAAAAACCAGGTCTTAAATCAGCACGTCGTGCACCTCAGTTCTCAAAACGTTAA
- the rplM gene encoding 50S ribosomal protein L13, whose translation MRTTYMAKPNEVDRKWYVIDAEGQTLGRLASEVAAILRGKNKPTFTPHVDTGDNVILINAQKIHLTGKKLTDKIYYRHSNHPGGLKQRTALEMRTNHPIQMLELAIKGMLPKNTLGRKQGMKLHVYAGSEHQHQAQQPEVYELRG comes from the coding sequence ATGCGTACGACATATATGGCAAAGCCTAACGAAGTTGATCGTAAGTGGTATGTTATCGATGCTGAAGGTCAAACTTTAGGTCGTTTAGCTAGTGAAGTTGCCGCGATTCTTCGTGGTAAAAATAAACCAACATTTACTCCACACGTGGATACTGGTGACAACGTAATTCTGATCAATGCTCAAAAAATCCATTTAACAGGTAAGAAGTTAACGGATAAGATCTATTACCGACACAGTAACCACCCAGGTGGATTAAAGCAAAGAACGGCGCTTGAAATGCGCACAAACCATCCAATTCAAATGCTTGAGTTGGCGATTAAAGGAATGCTTCCTAAAAACACTTTAGGTCGTAAGCAAGGCATGAAATTACATGTATATGCTGGTAGTGAGCACCAACACCAAGCACAACAACCAGAAGTTTATGAACTTCGCGGTTAA
- the truA gene encoding tRNA pseudouridine(38-40) synthase TruA yields the protein MKRLKCKIAYDGTFFNGFQIQPKGRTIQAEIERGLQKLHKGTVVKIFASGRTDALVHAKGQVFHFDTPLKIQIERWPNAVATVLPNDIAVLEVKEVSADFHARFDVVSKEYRYFVQKGRQVDIFQRHYRYFYPYQIAVEEMRKAASQLIGKHDFTSFSSAKTDKTDKVRTIYSIDIIEREFEYEFRFVGDGFLRNMVRILVGTILEVGRGKRKQENISKVLNSIDREKAGLTAPGHGLFLWGVNYNN from the coding sequence GTGAAAAGATTAAAATGCAAAATCGCTTATGACGGAACTTTTTTTAACGGATTTCAAATACAACCAAAAGGAAGAACAATACAGGCAGAAATTGAACGAGGTCTGCAAAAACTCCATAAGGGAACTGTCGTCAAAATCTTTGCTTCAGGAAGAACCGATGCTCTTGTTCACGCAAAAGGGCAAGTGTTTCACTTTGATACACCATTAAAAATTCAAATTGAACGGTGGCCTAATGCGGTTGCAACTGTTCTCCCTAATGATATTGCTGTATTGGAAGTAAAGGAAGTAAGCGCTGATTTTCATGCGCGTTTTGATGTAGTTAGTAAAGAATATCGGTATTTTGTTCAAAAAGGTAGGCAGGTAGATATTTTCCAACGGCATTATCGTTATTTTTATCCATATCAGATAGCTGTTGAAGAAATGCGCAAGGCTGCAAGTCAATTAATAGGAAAGCATGATTTTACTTCTTTTTCTTCAGCTAAAACCGATAAAACAGACAAAGTTAGAACAATTTATTCTATTGATATTATTGAAAGAGAATTTGAATATGAATTTAGGTTTGTCGGTGATGGTTTTCTACGCAATATGGTAAGAATTCTTGTTGGAACGATATTAGAGGTGGGTAGAGGGAAACGGAAGCAAGAAAATATCTCAAAGGTGTTAAATAGTATTGATCGAGAAAAGGCAGGGCTTACGGCACCTGGTCATGGCCTATTTTTATGGGGAGTAAACTATAACAACTGA
- a CDS encoding energy-coupling factor transporter transmembrane protein EcfT: MFQNIIIGQYVAGNSVIHQLDPRSKLTATFLFIMIIFLANNWITYTFLFLTVLVALFVSKVSPRYIYNGMKPIFFLVIIMFILHTIMTKEGELLLSIGWFEVYLGGVIKGLFIALRLLLLIMMTTLLTLTTPPITLTDGLENIFGRLRKINVPVHEIALMMSISLRFIPTLLQETEKIMKAQMARGADFASGPIVSRVKAIIPLLVPLFMQSFRRAEDLATAMEARGYRGGEGRTRFRELHWGISDSITVAMIILVGTLLILLRS; this comes from the coding sequence GTGTTTCAAAATATAATTATTGGACAATATGTAGCAGGAAACTCAGTTATCCATCAGCTCGATCCTAGGTCAAAGCTAACGGCAACATTTCTATTCATAATGATTATATTTTTAGCTAACAACTGGATTACTTATACGTTCTTATTTTTGACAGTATTGGTTGCACTATTCGTATCAAAAGTATCGCCTAGATATATCTACAACGGTATGAAACCTATTTTTTTTCTAGTGATCATTATGTTTATTCTTCATACCATTATGACAAAAGAAGGGGAATTACTTCTGAGTATTGGCTGGTTTGAAGTTTATCTAGGTGGGGTAATCAAAGGTTTATTCATTGCATTGAGGTTATTGTTGCTAATTATGATGACAACTTTACTGACTCTTACTACACCTCCAATTACACTTACAGATGGTTTAGAAAATATATTTGGTCGACTTCGCAAAATAAATGTTCCTGTTCATGAGATAGCCTTAATGATGTCGATTTCACTCCGTTTCATTCCAACGTTATTACAGGAAACAGAAAAAATTATGAAAGCGCAAATGGCTAGAGGCGCTGATTTTGCAAGTGGACCTATTGTCAGTAGAGTAAAGGCCATTATTCCTTTATTGGTGCCGCTTTTTATGCAGTCGTTTCGGAGGGCTGAAGATTTAGCGACAGCTATGGAAGCGCGGGGTTATCGAGGTGGAGAGGGCAGAACGAGGTTTAGGGAGCTCCATTGGGGAATTAGCGATTCAATTACCGTTGCGATGATTATTTTAGTAGGTACTTTGTTAATTTTATTAAGGTCATAA
- a CDS encoding energy-coupling factor ABC transporter ATP-binding protein translates to MEIKTTNLEHIYMPRTPFEHCALTNINLHIKSGQFVVIIGHTGSGKSSLVQHLNGLLKPTTGQVQIGNYLIEANKKNKQLKKLRQLVGMVFQYPEHQLFDETVEKDIAFGPLNFGWTKEQALKMVRKAIRLVKLDEALLQTSPFDLSGGQKRRVAIAGVLASNPRVLLLDEPTAGLDPVGRKQIMELFATLHKEEKLTTVLVTHNMDIAAKYADIIVVMDKGKIFMQGPPEEIFKSQAKLKKIGLDVPETVQLALMLEECFVTPVSKSLFTNRDLIEEITSLIKKENR, encoded by the coding sequence ATGGAAATTAAAACAACAAATTTAGAGCATATTTATATGCCTCGTACTCCCTTTGAACACTGTGCTTTAACAAACATTAATTTGCATATAAAGTCTGGACAATTTGTTGTGATAATTGGTCATACAGGCTCAGGTAAGTCATCGCTTGTTCAACATTTAAATGGCTTATTAAAACCAACAACAGGTCAGGTGCAGATAGGTAATTATCTAATAGAAGCTAATAAAAAAAATAAACAATTAAAAAAACTACGTCAGTTAGTAGGTATGGTGTTTCAATATCCGGAGCACCAACTTTTTGATGAAACAGTTGAAAAAGACATTGCCTTTGGGCCATTAAACTTCGGTTGGACAAAAGAACAAGCTCTAAAAATGGTAAGAAAAGCAATCAGGTTAGTTAAATTAGATGAGGCGCTTCTCCAGACTTCACCTTTTGATCTTAGTGGTGGCCAAAAGCGACGCGTTGCTATTGCAGGTGTTTTGGCAAGTAATCCCCGCGTGCTTTTACTGGATGAACCTACTGCCGGACTTGATCCAGTTGGGCGAAAACAAATAATGGAACTGTTTGCAACGCTTCATAAGGAAGAAAAGCTGACAACCGTATTAGTGACACATAATATGGACATTGCCGCCAAGTATGCAGATATCATTGTAGTGATGGATAAAGGGAAAATATTTATGCAAGGCCCTCCGGAGGAAATATTTAAATCACAAGCGAAACTTAAAAAAATCGGACTTGATGTTCCAGAAACAGTACAATTAGCACTAATGCTAGAAGAGTGTTTCGTCACTCCCGTTTCAAAAAGCTTATTTACGAATCGAGATCTCATAGAAGAAATTACAAGCCTTATTAAAAAGGAGAATCGATAA
- a CDS encoding energy-coupling factor ABC transporter ATP-binding protein — MNRALININSLSFKYDDEASEVLKEINLTISKGEWVSIIGHNGSGKSTLAKFLNGLLIPTNANTVLIESYDTFFEENIWEVRKKVGMVFQNPDNQMVATTVRDDIAFGLENIGIPRNEMLERIDWALDKVKMSAFLDYEPHRLSGGQKQRLAIAGIIAMKPSVLILDEATSMLDPMGKQEVIDTVKQLNKNEEITVIYITHDLDETVHSDKIIVMNNGQISAIGSPHEIFTQHDKIIEAGLDLPFSLQIQKDLMEKGYFIAKACLTKEDLVNELWKLKQQI, encoded by the coding sequence TTGAACAGAGCTCTAATTAACATAAATAGTCTATCATTTAAGTATGACGATGAGGCTAGTGAAGTGCTTAAAGAGATTAATTTAACGATTTCCAAAGGCGAGTGGGTCTCGATAATCGGCCATAACGGTTCGGGAAAATCTACCTTAGCGAAATTTCTAAATGGTCTCCTTATTCCTACCAACGCTAATACTGTTTTAATTGAAAGCTACGATACCTTCTTTGAGGAAAACATCTGGGAAGTACGAAAAAAAGTTGGGATGGTATTCCAAAATCCTGATAACCAAATGGTAGCTACAACTGTTCGTGACGATATTGCTTTTGGTCTAGAAAATATCGGTATACCTAGAAACGAAATGCTCGAGAGAATCGATTGGGCCTTAGATAAAGTGAAGATGAGCGCTTTTTTGGATTATGAACCTCATCGTCTTTCTGGGGGACAAAAACAACGTCTTGCGATAGCTGGTATTATTGCTATGAAACCTTCTGTTTTAATATTAGATGAAGCTACATCAATGCTTGATCCAATGGGGAAGCAAGAAGTTATTGATACGGTAAAACAGTTAAACAAGAATGAAGAAATTACAGTCATATATATTACCCATGATTTAGATGAAACTGTCCATTCAGACAAAATAATAGTCATGAACAACGGACAAATTTCTGCGATCGGTTCCCCTCATGAAATTTTCACTCAACACGATAAAATTATCGAAGCTGGCTTAGATTTACCGTTCTCTCTGCAAATTCAAAAGGACTTAATGGAGAAAGGTTACTTCATAGCAAAGGCCTGTTTAACAAAGGAAGATTTGGTGAATGAATTATGGAAATTAAAACAACAAATTTAG
- the rplQ gene encoding 50S ribosomal protein L17 produces the protein MAYAKLGRDSSARKALFRDLTTDLIINERIKTTEPKAKELRSIVEKMITLGKRGDLHARRQVASFVRREVADQESGQDAIQKLFSDIAPRYQERQGGYTRILKIGPRRGDGAPMVIIELV, from the coding sequence ATGGCATACGCAAAATTAGGCCGCGACAGTTCTGCTAGAAAGGCTTTATTCCGTGATTTAACAACGGATTTAATCATTAACGAGAGAATCAAAACTACTGAGCCAAAAGCAAAGGAACTTCGTTCAATCGTTGAAAAAATGATTACACTTGGAAAGCGTGGCGACCTACATGCTCGACGTCAAGTTGCTTCTTTCGTTCGTCGTGAAGTAGCTGATCAAGAGTCCGGTCAAGATGCAATTCAAAAGCTTTTCTCTGACATCGCTCCACGTTATCAGGAAAGACAAGGTGGTTACACTCGAATTTTAAAAATTGGACCTCGTCGCGGAGACGGAGCACCAATGGTTATTATTGAGTTAGTTTAA
- a CDS encoding DNA-directed RNA polymerase subunit alpha: MIEIEKPKIETVEISDDAKFGKFVVEPLERGYGTTLGNSLRRILLSSLPGAAITAVQVDGVLHEFSTIEGVVEDVTSIILNLKKLSLKIYSDEDKTLEIDIQGEGVVTAADITHDSDVDILNPDLHIATLAKGAHFHMRLTARRGRGYVPAEANKKDDMPIGVVPIDSIYTPVSRVNYQVENTRVGQVANYDKLTLDVWTDGSIRPEEAVAIGAKILTEHLNIFVGLTDQAQNAEIMVEKEEDQKEKVLEMTIEELDLSVRSYNCLKRAGINTVQELTHKTEEDMMKVRNLGRKSLEEVQEKLGELGLGLRKED, from the coding sequence ATGATAGAAATTGAAAAACCAAAGATTGAAACGGTTGAAATTAGTGATGATGCAAAGTTTGGAAAGTTTGTTGTTGAACCGCTCGAACGCGGTTACGGAACAACTTTAGGTAATTCCTTGCGACGTATTTTACTTTCATCGCTACCAGGTGCGGCTATAACAGCAGTACAAGTTGATGGAGTATTACATGAATTTTCAACTATTGAAGGCGTCGTTGAAGACGTAACTTCAATCATTCTTAATTTAAAGAAGCTTTCTCTAAAAATCTATTCTGATGAAGATAAAACATTAGAAATTGATATTCAGGGCGAAGGTGTAGTTACTGCAGCAGATATTACTCACGACAGCGATGTAGATATCTTAAACCCAGATTTGCATATTGCAACCCTTGCAAAAGGGGCGCATTTCCATATGCGCTTAACAGCTCGTCGTGGTCGTGGTTATGTTCCAGCAGAAGCAAATAAAAAAGATGACATGCCTATTGGCGTAGTACCAATTGATTCTATTTACACACCTGTATCTAGAGTAAATTATCAAGTGGAGAATACTCGTGTTGGGCAAGTAGCAAACTATGATAAGCTAACACTAGACGTCTGGACAGATGGAAGCATCCGGCCAGAAGAAGCAGTTGCTATTGGTGCAAAAATTCTAACAGAACACTTAAATATTTTTGTCGGTCTTACTGACCAAGCACAAAATGCTGAAATTATGGTAGAAAAAGAAGAAGATCAGAAAGAAAAAGTTCTTGAAATGACAATAGAAGAACTAGATTTGTCTGTTCGTTCATATAACTGCCTAAAGCGTGCTGGTATTAACACTGTACAAGAGCTAACACATAAGACAGAAGAAGATATGATGAAAGTTCGAAATCTTGGACGTAAGTCTTTAGAAGAAGTACAAGAAAAACTTGGTGAGCTTGGCTTGGGACTTCGAAAAGAGGATTGA
- the rpsK gene encoding 30S ribosomal protein S11 produces the protein MVKGKTTRPKRKARKNIEAGVAHIRSTFNNTIVTIADPQGNVISWASAGALGFKGSRKSTPFAAQMAAESAGKAAMEHGMKTLEVSVKGPGAGREAAIRSLQAVGLELSMIRDVTPVPHNGCRPPKRRRV, from the coding sequence ATGGTAAAAGGCAAAACTACTCGTCCTAAACGTAAAGCACGCAAAAATATTGAAGCTGGCGTTGCGCATATTCGTTCAACTTTTAACAATACAATTGTCACAATCGCTGACCCACAAGGAAACGTAATTTCTTGGGCAAGTGCTGGTGCTTTAGGATTTAAAGGATCACGTAAGTCAACTCCATTTGCGGCTCAAATGGCAGCAGAAAGTGCTGGTAAAGCGGCAATGGAACATGGCATGAAGACACTTGAAGTTTCTGTTAAAGGACCAGGTGCTGGTCGTGAAGCAGCAATTCGTTCATTACAAGCAGTAGGACTTGAACTAAGCATGATTCGTGACGTTACTCCAGTTCCACATAATGGCTGCCGTCCACCAAAACGTCGTCGCGTCTAA
- the rpsM gene encoding 30S ribosomal protein S13 — translation MARIAGVDIPRDKRVVVSLTYVYGIGQTKASDILAKAGVSESTRVRDLTEEELGKIRDIVDGHKVEGDLRREVSLNIKRLIEIGCYRGVRHRRGLPVRGQNSKNNARTRKGPRRTVANKKK, via the coding sequence ATGGCACGTATAGCTGGTGTAGACATTCCTCGTGATAAGCGAGTTGTTGTGTCTTTAACGTACGTATATGGAATCGGACAAACAAAGGCTTCTGATATTCTTGCTAAAGCAGGAGTTTCTGAAAGTACTCGCGTTCGCGATTTAACAGAAGAAGAATTAGGTAAAATTCGAGATATTGTAGATGGCCATAAAGTTGAAGGTGACCTTCGTCGTGAAGTATCTTTAAACATCAAACGTTTAATTGAAATTGGTTGTTATCGTGGTGTTCGTCACCGCCGTGGATTACCTGTTCGTGGTCAAAATTCAAAAAACAATGCTCGTACACGAAAAGGACCTCGTCGTACTGTAGCAAACAAGAAGAAATAG
- the rpmJ gene encoding 50S ribosomal protein L36: MKVRPSVKPICEKCKVIRRKGTVMVICENPKHKQKQG, translated from the coding sequence ATGAAGGTAAGACCATCTGTCAAACCGATTTGTGAAAAATGCAAGGTAATCCGTCGTAAAGGTACGGTTATGGTTATTTGCGAAAACCCTAAGCATAAACAAAAACAAGGTTAA
- the infA gene encoding translation initiation factor IF-1: MAKEDVIEVEGKVIEPLPNAMFRVELENGHKVLAHVSGKIRMHFIRILPGDKVTVELSPYDLTRGRITYRYK; this comes from the coding sequence ATGGCCAAAGAAGATGTAATCGAGGTAGAAGGTAAGGTCATTGAACCCTTACCAAATGCCATGTTCCGAGTAGAGCTTGAAAACGGACATAAAGTACTAGCTCATGTTTCTGGTAAAATTAGAATGCATTTTATTCGCATCTTACCAGGAGACAAAGTAACAGTTGAATTGTCACCGTATGACTTAACACGTGGGCGTATCACGTATCGATATAAATAA
- a CDS encoding KOW domain-containing RNA-binding protein, translating into MMDPEKVPRIGQMVRILKGRDAGGVACIILINDSRFVQIANGDNRKVDRSKKKNVNHLELFDFISLEVKNSIEQTGRVTNAKLRFAISTYIYDNSFLMEGE; encoded by the coding sequence ATGATGGATCCTGAAAAGGTACCGCGTATTGGACAAATGGTGCGGATATTAAAAGGCAGAGATGCTGGTGGTGTAGCGTGTATTATTCTAATAAATGATTCTCGTTTCGTACAAATTGCTAATGGTGATAATCGAAAAGTTGATCGTTCCAAGAAGAAAAACGTGAATCATCTAGAATTATTTGACTTTATATCTCTAGAAGTTAAAAATAGTATTGAACAAACTGGACGTGTAACCAATGCGAAGTTGCGGTTTGCAATTTCCACATATATATACGATAATAGTTTCCTTATGGAAGGAGAGTAA
- the map gene encoding type I methionyl aminopeptidase, which yields MIICKTPRELEIMRIAGKIVALTHQELKSFIKPGITTKELDAIAEKFIKQHEAIPSFKGYNGFAGSICASVNEELVHGIPGDRVLKNGDIISIDIGAKYNGYHGDSAWTYAVGDISEENQKLLDVTEQSLYKGLEEAKPGVRLSDISHAIQLHVESYDFSIVREYVGHGVGQDLHEDPQIPHFGPPNKGPRLKPGMVLAIEPMVNAGKRYVRTLPDNWTVVTTDGKMCAHFEHTIAIVETGYEILTKA from the coding sequence ATGATTATTTGTAAGACGCCTAGAGAACTTGAAATAATGCGTATTGCTGGTAAAATTGTTGCACTTACCCACCAAGAGTTGAAAAGCTTTATAAAACCCGGTATTACTACTAAGGAATTAGATGCAATTGCTGAGAAATTTATTAAGCAACATGAAGCGATTCCATCTTTTAAAGGCTATAATGGATTTGCCGGAAGTATTTGTGCTTCAGTCAATGAAGAATTGGTGCACGGAATTCCAGGAGATAGAGTATTAAAGAATGGTGATATCATTTCAATTGATATTGGTGCGAAGTACAATGGATATCATGGAGACTCGGCGTGGACATACGCTGTTGGCGATATATCGGAAGAAAACCAAAAGCTTTTAGATGTAACTGAACAGTCTTTATACAAAGGACTTGAGGAAGCAAAGCCTGGTGTAAGATTATCGGACATCTCTCATGCTATTCAATTACATGTAGAATCGTACGATTTCTCCATTGTTCGTGAGTATGTTGGCCACGGTGTTGGTCAAGACTTACATGAAGATCCTCAAATCCCCCACTTTGGACCACCAAATAAGGGGCCAAGGTTGAAGCCGGGAATGGTACTTGCAATTGAGCCAATGGTTAATGCAGGGAAACGTTATGTTCGGACGCTGCCTGATAATTGGACAGTAGTAACTACAGATGGAAAAATGTGTGCTCACTTTGAACATACTATTGCAATTGTGGAGACAGGGTATGAAATTTTAACGAAAGCCTAG
- a CDS encoding adenylate kinase, with amino-acid sequence MNLILMGLPGAGKGTQAEKIIEVYGIPHISTGDMFRAAIKGGTELGLTAKSFMDAGDLVPDEVTIGIVRERLSMEDCSAGFLLDGFPRTVAQAKALEAILVSLDRKLDSVIYVDVPKVELFERLTGRWVSPTSGASYHLKFNPPKSAGVCDKDGSQLIQRDDDKAETVANRLEVNIKQTQPLIDFYSEKGYLKKVDGNKDITEVFVDINALLKGINE; translated from the coding sequence ATGAACCTAATTTTAATGGGGCTTCCAGGTGCTGGTAAAGGCACTCAAGCGGAAAAAATAATTGAAGTTTATGGTATTCCACATATTTCTACTGGGGACATGTTCCGAGCAGCAATAAAAGGTGGAACTGAATTAGGACTAACAGCAAAATCCTTTATGGACGCTGGAGACCTTGTTCCAGATGAAGTTACAATTGGAATTGTTCGAGAGAGATTAAGTATGGAAGATTGCAGCGCAGGCTTTCTGCTTGATGGTTTTCCAAGAACAGTTGCACAAGCTAAGGCTTTAGAGGCAATACTAGTTTCTTTAGATCGTAAATTGGACTCTGTTATATATGTTGATGTTCCGAAAGTTGAGCTCTTTGAGCGTTTGACTGGACGATGGGTTTCGCCTACAAGTGGAGCGTCTTATCATCTTAAGTTTAATCCGCCGAAATCAGCAGGTGTTTGTGATAAGGATGGTAGTCAACTTATTCAACGTGATGATGATAAAGCAGAAACTGTGGCTAATCGTTTAGAGGTAAACATCAAACAAACTCAACCATTGATTGATTTTTACTCTGAAAAGGGTTATTTAAAAAAAGTTGATGGGAATAAAGATATTACAGAGGTTTTTGTAGATATTAATGCTCTCTTGAAAGGGATTAATGAATGA